The Pseudomonadota bacterium DNA segment ACCTGTACAGCACACCCATGGAGCAGCAACAATCCAAGCAACAGAAAACATCTGTTTATCATCGACAGATTATGGATCATAGAGGCCATTATAGTAACTCCCGGGGCAAAGAAACAGTCCGGGGACAACAATCTTGACCTGAACATCAGATGTCCCGATTCCCGCTGGCCCTCCTTCCGCTTTCCTGATTAGACGATAACCAGCTGATATATTTATATTTAATTGCATATGCGTGGTGCGGAAATGGCGCGACCCATCCTTCGACAGGCTCAGGATGATCCCTCGACAAGCTCGGGATGAGCGGGTTGAACAAGGTTGGGATGATCCCTCGACCGGCTCGGGATGAGCGGATTGAACAGGGTCGGGATTCCCCCTCGACAGGCTCGGGATGGGCGGATTGAACAGGGTTGGGATGACCCCTCGACAGGCTCCGGGTGAGCGGGTTGGACAGGGTTGGAATGCGTTGGGTAACCGCGAATCCGCTCATCCTGAGCTTGTCGAAGGGTGAGTCTGCCGAAGGGCAAGCCTGTCAAAGAGTTGGCTTGTAAAAGTTTCAACGGCTGAAAACAGGTGGGCTCCGGAGACAATTGAAGCTCCCCGCGGCAAGCCACGGGGAATCTCCGTATGGAAGGTTACTTACATCAGATTCGCTCACTAACCCCGCGACAAGCTGCAGGGAATGCGTTTCGCTATGCATGTTCACTCAGGTCGCAACCGGAGCCTGCTCAACCGCCGCGTCCTGTGCGGACTCGTTTTCCTTTTTGATATGAAACCGCTTCTGGATCCGCCGCAACGACACAAGTTTACCGGCACGGGAGGCCGGGGTCAGGAAGGACTTGAGCTTCACTTCCAGCAATCTCGGGTTGACCTCACTGCTGATCGCCGCAACTCCTTCCATCACAATTTTCTGCAGAAGAAGTTCCTGGTTGGTCCGCTCATGCAGTCTTGCGGCAAAGGGCACAAAGAAAAAATTTGAAAAGACTATTCCATACAAGGTTGAGGTAAGCGCGATGGGAACGGTTTTCAGAATCACCGCAGTATCGCCGACCCCGGCGATCATCCCGATCAATCCCACCACGCTGCCGATGATCCCGAATGACGGAAAAAGATCCGCCATGGTCCGCAGCACCCGCTCGCTGTCGTCCCGCCGCATCCTGAAAAAATACATTTCGGTATTCAGAAGATCACGAATCTGCTGCTCACTGTATCCATCAACCAGGTACCCGAGGGCTGTCCGCAATGCCATCAGCGAGGTCTCCTCCTCATCCTCCTGCAGGGAAAGGAGCCCCTTGAATCTGGATTTCACCGAAAGATCGACCATGATCCCGACAATATCCGAGGCCCGCTTGCCGGGCTGCCGGAAGGAGTAGCGGAGCACTCGGTAGACAATCTGCAGCCTGCTGGCCGGATAACAGATCAGGGTGGCGCCGAGCGTGCCGCCGACTACGATCAGAAGCCCGGATAGATTGAAAAACAGGCCGATATTGCCATGCAAAACAAAACCCGAGGCAAACAAGGCGACACTGAATATCAATCCGAAGATGGTCCTGAAGTCCATTGACCGCATTGCCGATTTTTCTGGTCCGGAATCTTTAAGCATGAGCGCCTCTAATAAGATGGTTTGTCCCTGGTGATAATTATCTCCACCCTGCGGTTCACTGCCCGGTTTGCCGGAGTGTCATTCTCCCGGAGAGGCTGGAAGTAGGAATGCCCCGTGACGAAGAACCGCTTTTCCGGAACCTTCAGTTCATCGATCATAAACCGGGCAACCGCCGTTGCCCGGGCCACCGAAAGTTCCCAGTTTGAAGGATACCGGTCCGTGCTGATCGGTGTGGGATCGGTATGCCCGACCACATTGATCATATAGGGTGTTTTCAAGATGATTCGGGCTACTCCGGCGAGGGCTCTTTCGGCGCCCGGCTTGACCTCGGCCCTGCCGGGATCAAAAAGAAGATCGTTGGTCATGGTAAATCGGATCGATTCATCAGGGGCAAGATTCACATCGGCAAAATCACCAATATCCTCAGAGTTGATGATTCTTCGGCTCAGGTTGAAAATCTCACCAGTCGATTCAAGGGCCGTATCCGTGATATCTCCTGGACCGCCGCTGGAGGATGGCCCCGAACTGCCGGGGGCAAGCGTGACATTTTTCCTCCTGTAAACCTGCCAGTTCTCTTCGAAGGTATGGTTTGAAGCCTGATAGATATACAGCACCGCAAAAAGGATGAACATGGTCATCATCAGGTCGGACCAGGCAATCGACCAGTGCATGGACCTCGGCTGATAGGGACGCCGCAGATACTCATCCTCATTATAGACCCGCAAACGGCCGGCTGCGTCCGCCCTGAAGGACTGCGATTCCTGAATTGCCGGCTGTTCGTCGTCTCCGGGCGCACTTTTCAGTGGTCCGGCCCCGGGCTGCCTGTTTTCGGCCCCTGTTATTTTACCTTCTTTCATAAACTCCCTGGAACGCGCTCAGATCATTGCCAAATGAAGACTCCGGCCTTTTAAACATATCGGCCGCAGCAGGGATCTCTTGAATGAAATGTGAGGGAACAGCAAATCAGGAAAATTGTTATTTTCACCCTTCGGGGATACGTCTCGATGTCTCGCGAGCCCGTTTGTCGGTGCGAGCAGAGGAGCTGCTCTACCCGGCTTGAATCCTGGTCAATGAATCTGCGAAGGCGACTGCGGTCAGGTAATAATCTGGAACGTTTTTCGGCTCCACACCGAGCGCAGTGAATGCCTTGAGACATTTTTCCATTTCATTTCTCTCATAAGCATCCGTCGCCGTTAAAAATGGCACAAGAGGACCGGTCTTCTTCATCAGCGCGTCCTTGATTGCCTCGTCAATCGGCAACTTTTCCATCACTTCCTTCATCGGCGTATCAAGAAGGCCGTCGATCATCGAGAACAACCCCAACAGGAACACCTCCGAAGAATCCGGCCAAACCCGGCTTTCGCCAGCCAGCAACTC contains these protein-coding regions:
- a CDS encoding MotA/TolQ/ExbB proton channel family protein, which gives rise to MDFRTIFGLIFSVALFASGFVLHGNIGLFFNLSGLLIVVGGTLGATLICYPASRLQIVYRVLRYSFRQPGKRASDIVGIMVDLSVKSRFKGLLSLQEDEEETSLMALRTALGYLVDGYSEQQIRDLLNTEMYFFRMRRDDSERVLRTMADLFPSFGIIGSVVGLIGMIAGVGDTAVILKTVPIALTSTLYGIVFSNFFFVPFAARLHERTNQELLLQKIVMEGVAAISSEVNPRLLEVKLKSFLTPASRAGKLVSLRRIQKRFHIKKENESAQDAAVEQAPVAT
- a CDS encoding flagellar motor protein MotB, whose protein sequence is MKEGKITGAENRQPGAGPLKSAPGDDEQPAIQESQSFRADAAGRLRVYNEDEYLRRPYQPRSMHWSIAWSDLMMTMFILFAVLYIYQASNHTFEENWQVYRRKNVTLAPGSSGPSSSGGPGDITDTALESTGEIFNLSRRIINSEDIGDFADVNLAPDESIRFTMTNDLLFDPGRAEVKPGAERALAGVARIILKTPYMINVVGHTDPTPISTDRYPSNWELSVARATAVARFMIDELKVPEKRFFVTGHSYFQPLRENDTPANRAVNRRVEIIITRDKPSY